CCAGTGTAATGGGAAATCACCCTCCTCCAGTCCCCCCCCCCCGCCTCTCTTTATAGTAAGCTTTTTACTTCTGCTATGGAGACTTCTAAGAAATGATCAACTTCCAGCATATCTTGATGCCCAGGGTACGGTAGTTGTGGCTGGTAGGGCTAGAGCTGTTGTAGTAGGAGTTGGAAGTCAGACTGCTATGGGCGGCATACGAGACTCAATGTTGCAAACAGAAGATGTAAGTACTGTAAATTCAGATTCTTTCAGTAGTTTTTAGTTTACATGTGCACAGACCTGTTCTTTGCTTTAAATCATCTAGCAAGCCATTTTTGTATTTCCATTTTATTGCTTAATTCTAAGAGGTGTAAGTGTGAATATTTATGTGTTTCTTCTTTTGTTCCTAGATGATGACTTCCAATTACGAGTTTACGACATAGAAATTACAATTTCCTTTTAATTTGGTGAAATTTGTCCTCTTGATTTGTTCACAAGAATTAAAGATTATTTCTTGAATTTTTTATTATGTACATTAAATACCAATACATATCTGATTGTTTTCAGGAAGTAACACCATTGAAAAAGAAGCTGGACGAATTTGGTACCTTTTTGGCCAAGGTAATTCTCCTAGTTTTCATTTTGGACAATAAATATCTACCATAAGGTTGAGTTATTCTTAGTATCATTCGTCTTTCCAGATATTCCTTCAGGGGGCCATCAGTAACAATAGATTAAATATAGGCTTTTGCCATTTTTTGTCCATATGTATTTTGCTTTGCTTTTACAGATGATAAATTTTTTCTCATTTTTATTTCATTCATCGACATCTCTATGGTTCTTTTCTTTAACTTGCTATGTTGAAAAATATATTAAATTGTAAGCATTTTCTAATATTGATTGCATTTTTAGGTTATTGCTGGCATATGTGTACTCGTATGGATTGTAAATATAGGTCACTTTCGTGACCCTGCTCATGGTGGATTCTTGCGTGGTGCAATTCATTACTTTAAGGTATTATTACATTGATATTTTCTTGGAGTTTTACTGGCTTAATGAGAGCAGCATCTATAAACAATGGTCAACGTGTTTGATAGTTCAGTAAATTTTTATCTGCGTACGCTGGATATCATGTGATAATGGTGTGTTCTTTAATGTCCTATTTTTATTCCAATGCATTGGTCTCCAGTGGATCTGCCTCAATGTTGATAATACTATGGTGTCATGGATATCTTGTGTATACAGTATCTTTTGTTTGTTTTGTATATGTTGTTTTTCTTTACTTAGTAAATTTCTGTCTCAGTCGTTTATTTGTATGGCTTATATGTGTCACGTATCCTGATTTATTTTCTTGTGTGCACCAAGATTGCAGTTGCACTTGCAGTTGCAGCAATCCCTGAAGGCCTTCCAGCTGTTGTTACAACGTAAGTACTCGAACTTGCTTGGTGAATCTAATTAAAAGAAGTCACGGTGTGGCAAGTTACTCAATTATGGGAAAAGACTCAATTGGAAAATGAAAATTTTCATATGGATTTGATTATTTGGTTATCTTTTAATAAATAGAGTAGGATAGGTGATTGGAAACAAAGTGTGAAATGGGTGACATCTGAAAATGGTGTGCCAATCTGTTTGATGAGGATATTATCTTGGTGAAAAAGGCTCTAAAACCTCCCACAATCATAAAATATTATGCATTTACTGGTCAAGTATAGAAGTAAATTATTAAATTTTAAGATATCATTTGTATGAAGTTAGATTGGGGAATGTCTTGGAAGTTGTGGTGCCATGTATGCCTAATACTCTCATAATTACTTTGTATATATGGCCATATACATATAATGTTGGGTTTAAAGTTGCCCAGCTACCTCTGCATGAAATATACGATTTATTTTGACACTACACTTTTCAATCTTTTATATAGTTTGATGCATTATGTAATAGTGGATGCCTCCCTTAAGTTGATAGGTTATGACACTAGTCTCTTGTGCTCTTTATTTTTTTATATCTAGATTAAATACAGAAACTGATGCTTTTCTACACCGTGGTCATTTTTTGATGTTGCTCTAGTTGTTTGGCTCTTGGGACAAAACGAATGGCTCGGTTGAATGCCATTGTAAGGTCGTTGCCATCAGTTGAGACTTTAGGCTGCACTACAGTAATTTGCAGTGACAAAACTGGGACTCTGACTACCAATATGATGTCTGCCTCTAAGGTGATTATTAAACTCATCTCATGAAACAAATAAATCTTTTATTATGAGTGGCCTTTTTCAATTCTTGTACATCCAGTTGGGTTTGGTTAAAATGTACTCATAAAGACCAGTTGTCGAACAAAACTGGACAAGCGAAAACTACAAAGGGTATTTGCATGCCTGTCACACCTGATCGATTTCGCATGTATAATATAGTAATATACAGCTTTGAGGTGTCTTCATGTTCCCTCAATAATCTTCTTTCATATATCACTCATGGTTGGAAACTTGCAAGAACTTAACTTTTTATGGATGCAACACATACCTATGTGGATCACACACATCCGTGCACTGATCCAGACAGGTGAGGCACACCAATGTACACTGATGCGTACTTAATTACTGATTTCATCAAGGGCTTGGAATTTGACAGTTACATAACATCGAAGACAAAAGTGATTCCTGCCCCCCAATCCTTGAAGTCGTGTGGATTGAAATGCTATTTGTTATTACACGTCACTAGTGCAATTGTAAAAAGTGTTTTTTCTTTGCTTATTAGGTTTTACAATATTTATTACGCAATTTCTTGGGCGTAATATTTTGAAACCTTATTTGAGAGCCCGGTTAATTTCAAAAATTACCAATAAAACTAATTTGTTCGTAGTTTCGCGAAAACCTATTGATTTTAAATGAAGTTTCACCCATTGCTACTTTCTTCTCTCTAGGTTTGTGTGCTTCACACTGTACAGCACACTCCTGTTATCTCAGAATACAGTGTCAGCGGAACTACATTTGCACCTGAAGGCACTATTTTTGACAGTACTGGCAATCAGGTAGTTTAGTTTGAATGCTCCGTAATGCTCTGAAGGCACTAGTTCATGTGTATACAATTTTATCTGTTTTACCCTTTCTTTCTTTAATATATGAGCTGAGGCGCTGAGCTAAACATATGAGGCTACAAGTAAGACAATGGCACTCTGCAAACTTTGTTTTATAACTATAATTTACTTGACTTTTAAAAAATTAAACTTGCTCTCTTTTGAAAACATGTGATTGGTGATTGCAGCATGTAATTAAAAACATGTAAATTTACTCATGTTTTTTATCAGAGAATTTAGTGGATATAATAGTATTGCTCCTATCCTATAATTGAGACTTCATTTTTTATGCTATGTTAAAATCTTCTACTGGTACCATATAGTTTGAATGATTGATCCATTTTGCAGCTTGAATGTCCAGCTCAGTCACCTTGTCTTCTTCATATAGCAATGTCTTCAGCACTTTGCAATGAATCTGTCTTGCAATATAATCCAGACAAGGGGAGCTATGAAAAAATTGGCGAGTCAACTGAAGTAGCCCTCCGTGTCCTTGCAGAGAAGGTCCATTTCTGTACTTATAAGGTTTACTGAAGTCTATGGAGCAGCTAATGACTATCTTTTAATCTTTATTCTTAATTTTTGTCCCTTCTCTCAGATTGGTCTTCCTGGCTATGATTCTATGCCATCTTCTCTGAATTTGTTAAGCAAGCATGAACGTGCATCTTACTGTAACCACTATTGGGAGAATCATTTTAAAAAGGTTTGCCTTGTGACCCCAAATCCTGCCCTAAAAGTTCCTCGGCACTAATTGATGCTGCTTTAAAATTTAAAGCTGCTGATTCAGCACCTTGCTTAAAAGCTTGGAATAGTTTGATGCTTCTCCTTGCTGCTTGGTTTGATTGCTGGCTGCTAAATCATTGATTACTTGTTTAGGCTTAGAGATTACAAAACAGTGAGCCTTCCACCTAGAAATGGAATGGACATTCTTAACCTCTGATTTTGCTCATTATCAGTTCCATTGATTATTGGATTGGGAATGCTCATTCTAATTTATGTGAGACCAATACATCGGAATGGTGAATGGCCAAATATAGGAATGATTTCATTCATTCCATCCAACAAAGACCATGAACTAGACTGCTGATTGTGTGTATTTAGGTCAAATTACTGTGGAACTGCTTAAATCTCCTAAACCAGTCTTTAAAACATGGACTACTTTACTTTATAAAAAGACAAGAGGAGCAAACTGAATATATCCTAGCTTGGCGTTTCTGTTTTCCATTGAAGTTTGGTATTTGTAGTGATTTAATATATACTTTGGTAGATTTCTGTTGCAGATTTTACTCGTGATCGGAAAATGATGAGTGTCCTTTGTAGCCGAAATCAATTGCAGATTATGTTCTGCAAAGGTGCTCCAGAGAGCATTATTTCTAGATGCACAAATATTCTGTGCAATGATGATGGCTCCACTATACCATTAACTGCTAATATCCGAGCTGAGTTGGAATCAAGGTTTCACAGGTGAGAAAATCCATCATTCTTGCCGTTTGAGTTCCTTTTGCATGATTGACTCTGGATGCGAGCTTTATGAAATCTGTTTAGGCGCCTTTTCAATTCTGTTCACCTGACATTGATTTTAAACCTCCTCAAATGAGGTGGTCCTTCAGAATCAAAATCTAGTTCTCTCTTTTACTTATTGAGATATTCCTTAAGCAATATGTTGAGGTTCATGCACTGTTCTAAGTATCAATGCCCTGTGGTTCACACTTTCTGCAGTACTCGTATCAGTGATGGAACCAAATCCTAATAGGCAATACTTTGCCTATTTTTCTGTCTGAATTTGAAATTTGGATCAGACAGAAACTTGAATTGTTCTGTGTATATGCTTTACATTTTCCTTTATTAGAAGCTTGAGTGTTTGTCTTGTAGCTACATAGCCGTATCGTACTTTATATGTATTGTGTATATGACTATATCTGAATTATGAGGTGCATGTGAATTTGATCCAATAATAGTTGTGCTTAGAGTTATAAAGAAGTATGTTCCTGTATTCAACAAAAATGCGCCGATTTACCAGTCAAACTAGTCATAAGTTTTTCTACTGGCATTTCATTGTATAAATATGGGGTTCTCTTGGGGCAGTTTTGCAGGAAAAGAAACCTTAAGATGTTTGGCTCTTGCTTTCAAGCGGATGCCCATGGATGTACCGACTCTCTCCCACAATGATGAGAAGGATCTTACATTCATTGGGTTGGTATGCTTTCTTTTCAAAGTGGAAAGTCAATTTCATTAGTGCCTGTACCAAGTGCATATCATTGTGCTTAAAACTGTCACTTGTTTACTTATTGTGCAAGATCAGGATATTCCCCTTTCTGTATTCCGGCCACCAATATTTATTGTTGTATATATTTTCCTTGTCTCTTTTGAAGGTTGGAATGCTTGATCCACCAAGAGAGGAAGTGAAAAATGCTATGCTTTCATGCATGACTGCTGGCATACGCGTTATTGTTGTCACTGGGGATAACAAAGTAAGTCTGTTAATTTATACATAAATGTATACTTCCACATGCAGATCACATAAATAGTTAGAATGGCCTTGCTGATTTCGATCCAATTTCAGTCCACAGCTGAATCCCTCTGCCGCAAGATAGGTGCTTTTGATCACTTTGAAGATCTTTCAGGGCACTCTTTCACCGCAACTGAGTTTGAAGAATTACCAGCTTTGCAGAAAACGATAGCATTGCAACGGATGGCATTATTCACCAGGTATAGTGGGTACATTTGTTTGGTACCTTGTATGTCTTCATATAAGTTTAGGTATATAACAAGTGGTTTATCTAACTTAAGCAGCTTTCCAATTCCTCCCACATTGATGAATACTTGAGCAACTATGCTTGATCTCTGTAACAGGGTCGAGCCTTCTCATAAAAGGATGCTGGTTGAGGCCTTACAACGCCAGAATGAAGTGGTACACCTCTCTATAACTTCACACTGGACAGTGAATATTTGTATGTAGGAGGCCAGGATCCATACCTTGGTCCCAGGTATCTTAAACGGAATTGGTCACTTTGAATGAGAACAGAGTCCTTCATCAATGTCGGATATCCGACTCCAGAATTTCATATCGTTTGACCAATATAGTCCTTTTTCTTTAACATTTAATCTAAAGTGATACGTGTCAAGGTGTGAGGTAGCAGCACAGAGTGGATAAAGTATTAGTGAAGAAAATTGAAAAACTTTTTGTTTGCTGAGTGAGATTTTCCTTTCATTTTATATTTGGAAGTAATCGCTTACAGATATTTGATGTAACACCAAAGAGTTCATCTCTATCAGCGTGCATGTCTACATGTCTGTGTGTGCAACTGATGTATATGTGGTGTGGTTGCTTGTGTTTAGATTTCCTTTTGATTTTAAGCTGCTCAGTGTATTTGCTTGTTAGGTTGCAATGACTGGTGATGGTGTTAATGATGCACCTGCACTAAAAAAGGCAGATATTGGAATTGCCATGGGTTCAGGAACAGCAGTTGCCAAGGTACATATGTCTATTACTTCAACTAATTCGAGTGTCTTATTTTCATAAGAATCTTAGACTAAATAATTGATGCAATAGATGAGTGCCAACCTAATATCATGATAATGACCGATGACAGGTCTTCAAACTGTAGTTTGTGTTAATATACTTTACCATCAAAGAGGGGGTTGCTGAGTGCCCTCTTACATATAAAATCGCTTAAAGTCCTCAAACCCATATGTACTGTAGAAGATGCAGTGTTTAATTCATGTTGATGAAAATCCAGAATAATGAAAATCCATTCCCTACATAGTAAACAAACATACACGGTTTTTATTCATGGGATTCCAAAACCAACCTGTAGACTACTTGGTCCTAAGCCGTGATATGTTCTATTTTTGTGGTCACTTCTGTTCCCAGTAAGTTGGTAAAGACATAGTTCTGAAATATACATCTTTAGGAGTGTGGTATTATCAAATTTATCAACATTCGTGTTGTGATTGGCGCGTTTCTCATCATTGTTATCTTTGAATTTTCAGAGTGCTTCAGATATGGTTTTGGCTGATGACAATTTTGCCACAATTGTTGCGGTATGTGTATCTTTTTTCTTTGACCGTTGCCTTGGAAAGTCTTGTACTTTGTTAAGCAGCCTTAGAAGGATAATTATGTTCTCTATTCAATACTTGGCAGGCTGTTGCAGAGGGAAGGGCGATTTACAATAACACGAAGCAATTCATCAGATATATGATCTCTTCAAATATTGGTGAAGTTGTGTGTATATTTGTGGCAGCTGTACTTGGAATACCTGATACACTGGCCCCTGTGAGTTCATTTATCATACAGATTTTGATGTTTCATTCTCCAACTCATTTTTAGTGCTTCTTTTATCTTTGAATGACATTTTTCATGTCCTTGAGTAAATTAGTTTAGTTTACATTTTTAGTAGGTGATCTAGTTTTGTTTGTCATATTATGTCCCGGAGTTTCTTAATACTATGAAAATATTTTTCAGGTCCAGCTGCTCTGGGTCAACTTAGTTACTGATGGGTTACCTGCCACAGCTATTGGTTTTAATAAGCAAGATTCTGATGTGATGAAGGCTAAACCTCGAAAGGTATTACCTTAATTAAGTATTGGATTTTTCTCTCTCGTCCTTTGATGTGTTTAATTCACCCTCAGCGTTCCTCTTGTAGAGATAATTAGAATTCGAGTTTTTCATGGACTTTAACTTTGATTGCTCAGAAAACATTTAGATATATTGAAGCTTGTTGTTTTGTCGGGTGTATTTTTTTAGTCACTTTTAGTTCTATTCTGGCAGGTTAACGAAGCAGTTGTTACTGGATGGTTGTTTTTTCGTTATTTGGTGATTGGAGGTATGCTCAATGATGATCTGATAATATGCTGGTTTGTTTTTACTGGATGCCCTTTTGGTACATGAGAGTGATGAGATTTACTCGACTTTTTATTAGTTTAACTTTTTATAAAGCAGTATTATATTTCTCTAATACCTTTTGTCTTCCAAACATTAACTCATATTTCTCCATGGTTTTTTTTTTTGTCAATTTGTTGAAAAGTACATTGCCGGACATTGGATTTCTGGAATTGTCACATGCATAAAATAACATATTAACGAAAAAGTAATATCAGTTACTCAATATCTTTTCTGTCCCTACATCTCAAGGTTGCAATTGCTTCTCAGTTAATGCAAATTATAACTGGCTTGTGTTTTGGGTCTTGTTTTTCATCTTTCTTTGGTGCACTGTCCAGAATAAATGCTGGTAGTTAGGACTTAACATCAAAACCTGGTAGTTATAAATTTCTGTCAGTTCTTTCACCTTGGTGAATTTCTACACCTTGGTTAAGGGTCATTAAATCAAATTATCTTTTAACTTTCGATAATGTTTCCCTTTTTTTATTGTTATAGGCTCTGTTCTTTTCTTCTTTTCTTGCATGGTTTCTGTTTACTGTAATTGACGTTGTTCATTTTTCTCATTGTTTATTTTTGCATGGTTGCAGCTTATGTTGGGCTTGCCACAGTTGCGGGATTTATTTGGTGGTTTCTTTACTCTGACACTGGTCCTAAACTGCCATATACTGAACTGGTAAGATCTTATAGGCTGTGTCAGTACTCAGTACTTTGAGTGAATTACTAGATTCCCTGGAATTGGGAAAGTTGGATCTTTTAGCTTATAACCCTGTGTGACTTGAATATGTTGTATACTGGTTTCCGGGAAGCTGTCAGTTTTACCCCTTGAACATCAATACTTGGGCTTAGTTTTTGTGTTTCTCATAAAGGGGTGTTGCCTCATACATGTGCTGAAATGATGTGGATATTTTCAGTTTGTGATGTGAAATTCCAAATTTTTCAGAATTATTATTAGTCTCTTTGATTAAGAGCAAAAGAAAAGAGACGAGCTCATTAGGTCAATTACTTGTTTCTTTGGTTTGTTTTACTTCACAAATTTATAATCAGTACCCTGATCATCAAGATTTATAATATCCTTTATTTATTATATATTTTGGTATTTCATTTTATTTTGTTCTTTCTATCAGATTAATTTTGACACATGCGGAACAAGGGACACAACTTATCCATGCAGTATATTTAGTGATCGCCATCCATCAACTGTCTCCATGACCGTTCTTGTGGTTGTTGAAATGTTCAACGCATTGAATAATCTCAGTGAAAACCAATCGCTTCTGTAAGTATATAAGTTGCAAAACTTGGACAAAAAGCTTAGGGGGTTCCTTAGGGGGTTCCTAGTTACAGTTCCAAATTTCAAATTTTGAATTTCATCATTCATTCACCTTCGTATAAGTGTATAAATTTCCACTCATGCTACTTTTTCAATTTCAAAATAATCTTCTTTTAGCACCTTTGTGTTATCAAAGATACTTGGTCTTTGCTGACACCACCAAGGATGCAGGTTATTAGTCTTGCAAACAGGAGTCTTTTTTTTTTTTTTTTTTTTGCGGGGATATATGTTCAAGGGAGTTGTTGGACTGGCCTTCTGCTGGCTAATGTTACTGCGGAGATGCAAATAGGAAATATATATAGTTTCATTTAGCATCCCTTTGTTATTCTGAGTATTTTATGCAACTAGTTAAACTAGTTGTTTGAGCATAGGGTTGGACTTGGAGTTGATAATGTTTTTATGAAAATTAACTTTCCTTGAAGCTTTTATTGATCAAATTACTCGAGAACAGTGTTTGCTTTTGGAAATTTCTTTATGTTTTTCTTACTGATTTTGAATCTGGGACTGTCATTTCATTGGTTTGTCTTGCCATCATATATACAATCTCATTGTTTCTGGGAAATTAGAAAGTATACTTACTCCTACAAAAAGGAAAAAGTAGACTTGCTTTAGCACCTGATATCTTTTGTGTTTCAGTGTCATCCCTCCCTGGAGTAACTTATGGCTTGTTGGTTCAATCATTATAACAATGATCCTTCACGTATTAATATTATATGTGCCTCCCCTCTCGGTTCTTTTCTCTGTAAGTTGTCTCCCGTACCTATGTTTCTGACAGACAGTTTCTTTTGTCAATATTGATGCAAATGAATGTAAATGTATGGCCCCGTAATATTTTCTGCTGCAGGTAACACCCTTATCTTGGGCTGAGTGGACTGTTGTGCTATACCTTTCATTTCCAGTAAGTAGTTTATATTTCAGGGTCCTTCTTTTCGGTTTCTTCTTCGTTTTGAGTTTTTGTCATTAACTAGATGACTTGAGCTATAAGCCTATAGAATCTAGTAAAATAGTTTATGCTAGACGTTGGGATATTGAAGGCCTATATCAAGCATGCTCTATATTTCTGCCTCTGCCCCTTATCACGGCTAACAAAGATGCTCAAACTAGGCCTTTTTGAATAGTCAAAGGCCTATAATACCTTGGATATTGATGACCTATATCAAGCAGGCCCTATATTTCTGCCTCTACCCCTTATCGCGGCTAACAAAGATGCTCAAACTAGGCCTTTGAGAATTGCCATGTTTTACTGGCGATTTGGAAAAAGGGGGAGAAAAGGGGAAGCTGAGATCAAATTTGTTTTTAAAGCAGCGAGTCTCTAATAGGAGTAACTGCAGATGAAGAAATATAAAGATTTAAAAAGTCATCTATATGATGGAAAATGTAAATCTGTAGTGTTTATTGTAATTATTCACGAGTTGTCTATTAAAGGATTGATACTATAGGTGATATAACTGTACTTAGCAGCTCTTCTTTATCAGCACTCAAGCTCTCATTTCTTATCTGATATAGGTTATAATCATCGATGAAGTGCTAAAGTTCTTCTCAAGAAGTACCACGGGTAAATCTTCATTCATTTTATCTACTCTCATCCTTTTGTGACAAAACGGGGTGCACTAGTCCCCCCTTTGTTATTTTGTCATAACGTATAAACATCTACCACTGTCTGCTTATAGATTTTAATGGCTATTGCAGGTCTAAGATTAAATTTCCTGTTAAGGAGGCATGATCTACTGCCAAGAAAGGAATTGCGTGATAAGTAGATGGAGCTTTTTGTGACCCAAGTTTTGCATACACCTACTATACTGGAGGAATACGATTCCCGTCTCCTTCGACAGATAGAAGAACCACACAGTTGTTATGGTGACTCACAAAATCATATGCTTTCTCAAGATAAGAAGAGTAACTAGTCTTCTGTATCAGATATTGTAATGATATAAGCACTCACACTCTTTCGAAATCTATGTTGCAAACAGATGACTGGCCGAAAAATCATTAGCAAATCAGCAAAGTTGGTTTCGTAGCAAATCGTTGTATGGACTCATTGTCATTCTCCACTTTCTGGACTTTCAGTTACTTGCCATGGTAGTAAAGAGAAGCCCAGTCAATTAGATCGATTTTGTTTGCCAAGTTCATTTCACAATGGTATCACTGAGCTCAGCTCAAGGCTCAAGAAGAAGAAAATTTAATCGTAGAAATGGTAATAATACGAAGATTTAATAACTAGTGACTAAAACAGGGATGATATGGGAGGGGTAAAGCAGATCCATTACAAGAGTTCCCCAGATATCCACCTTGTGAACATATTCAAACATTCTTCACGCTTGTACTCGGGTGCTGTGTGTCCTGCTCCCTGCAGTTACAAGTTAAAGAAAAAATGAAAAACCATCATAATCTTCTTGTTAGTATCATCTGAATGAAACTGTCGAGAATTGAAACAATATTGTTACTATCTCTTGCCTTCACAGTAGCAAATGTCATCCGATTCGCGTAAGTCCTCGTGTAACTTTGTCCCCAGCCAAAAGGCAAGGTCCCGTTAGATTAAAGCTTAAACAGAAATGAAACTGGAAACTGAGATATATGAATTTAAGGTAAAGTATATGTACCCTGCAATTTGGGAATGAACAAACCATGGTCTCCAGTCATCAACAATGGAATAATTTAAAGATCTTATCCATGCTTGGGTACCCAAAAATGGAACCAACATGTCATGGTCTCCACTGGAATCAATGAAAAGAAAGAAGGGATCAGAAGTGCAAGATTGTAACAAAGAGGTTATGCTGATCTAAATTTTTACCTGTATATCAAAGAAGGATATCCTTTGGCACTGAGGTTTACATGGTACTGAAGGCTGTTGCCAAGAAGGTCAGCAACATAAGGCATATCGTAGTCGCATCGCTGCCAGTTCCCTATGCTTCCCTGCAGTACTAATTGCATGTGATCCTTCATCTGTGTCTAATTTCTGCCATTTTCAATGCACTGTAAAATCAGAGAACTTGTACCTTCCGTATGTGAAGAACTTTGCGGACAACAGGATCATTGGCCCAATATTGAGAAAGCAAATATCCATAAGTCTATGACATAGGAAACAAAAGGCAAAGTTAAAGGCTTCATCTGAATATCTGATCTTGCTTGCTCATCTTACTACAGTCTCTCAGCTGCCTGAGTCTAAAAACTTATGAACAGTTTTATGATGAAACTAGTTAGTAGAAAGAGGATGGGAGTTACGCGACAGCCGAATGTAGGAAGAGGTGATC
The window above is part of the Fragaria vesca subsp. vesca linkage group LG2, FraVesHawaii_1.0, whole genome shotgun sequence genome. Proteins encoded here:
- the LOC101292079 gene encoding calcium-transporting ATPase 3, endoplasmic reticulum-type-like; the protein is MEDAYARSATEVLDFFGVDPKRGLSDAQVSEHARLYGRNVLPEEKRASFWKLVLKQFDDLLVKILIVAAIISFVLALINGDTGLTAFLEPSVILTILAANAAVGVITETNAEKALEELRAYQADNATVLRNGCFSILPATELVPGDIVEVAVGCKIPADMRMIEMLSNQLRVDQAILTGESCSVEKDLESTTATNAVYQDKTNILFSGTVVVAGRARAVVVGVGSQTAMGGIRDSMLQTEDEVTPLKKKLDEFGTFLAKVIAGICVLVWIVNIGHFRDPAHGGFLRGAIHYFKIAVALAVAAIPEGLPAVVTTCLALGTKRMARLNAIVRSLPSVETLGCTTVICSDKTGTLTTNMMSASKVCVLHTVQHTPVISEYSVSGTTFAPEGTIFDSTGNQLECPAQSPCLLHIAMSSALCNESVLQYNPDKGSYEKIGESTEVALRVLAEKIGLPGYDSMPSSLNLLSKHERASYCNHYWENHFKKISVADFTRDRKMMSVLCSRNQLQIMFCKGAPESIISRCTNILCNDDGSTIPLTANIRAELESRFHSFAGKETLRCLALAFKRMPMDVPTLSHNDEKDLTFIGLVGMLDPPREEVKNAMLSCMTAGIRVIVVTGDNKSTAESLCRKIGAFDHFEDLSGHSFTATEFEELPALQKTIALQRMALFTRVEPSHKRMLVEALQRQNEVVAMTGDGVNDAPALKKADIGIAMGSGTAVAKSASDMVLADDNFATIVAAVAEGRAIYNNTKQFIRYMISSNIGEVVCIFVAAVLGIPDTLAPVQLLWVNLVTDGLPATAIGFNKQDSDVMKAKPRKVNEAVVTGWLFFRYLVIGAYVGLATVAGFIWWFLYSDTGPKLPYTELINFDTCGTRDTTYPCSIFSDRHPSTVSMTVLVVVEMFNALNNLSENQSLLVIPPWSNLWLVGSIIITMILHVLILYVPPLSVLFSVTPLSWAEWTVVLYLSFPVIIIDEVLKFFSRSTTGLRLNFLLRRHDLLPRKELRDK